In Pseudoalteromonas nigrifaciens, the sequence CACCAACAGCACCAAATAAAATAGCATCGGCATTTTCACAGGCTGTAACTGTACTTTGTGGTAAGGCTTTTCCATGCTTATCGATGGCTGCCCCACCAATTGCATGGTGTTCGCGGTTTAGAGTAAAACCAAACTTATTGCTCACTGCATCCAGTACTTGCTCTGCTGCTGCCATTATTTCTGGGCCAATACCATCACCCGCTAATACGGCTACACTGTAGTTTGTTTTACTCATCCTGCTTTCCTTTGTTGTTTTAAATCAGACACTTTTTGTGCGCGATAAATTAAATTATAAACACGAACCATAGCGCGTACCGACGCTTCCACCACATCTGCTGCTATGCCGGCACCGTGATAAGGGCGGCCGTTAAATTTAGCAATAATGTTTACCTGCCCAAGTGAACTTGCACCTTGGCCTGTGGCTTCTAAGTTATACTCAATCATTTCTACGCTCATTCCGGTTAAGCGCTCAATAGCAGCAAAAGAGGCTTCAACTGGGCCATTCCCCGTTGCTGCTTCTTGTTTAGCTTCGCCATCTATCAACATGCCAATAGTAGAGCTGGCTACCGATTGTGAGTTAGATACCGAGTTAACAAACTCTAATTGGTACTTTTCGTCTTTGTCGTTAATTTGATTAAAGTAAATCATCGCTTCAAGGTCGTAATCGTATACAGTACCTTTTTGATCAGCCAAGGCTATAAAACTTTCGTATAGACTATCCATATCGTAATCAGACTTTTGATAGCCTAATTCTTCTAAGCGATGTTCAATAACATGGCGTCCAGAGCGTGAAGTCATATTTAATTGGTTGCTCGGTACACCCACACTTTCTGGCGACATGATTTCGTAGGTGTTTTGCGCTTTTAATACGCCGTCTTGATGTATACCTGAGCTGTGTGCAAAGGCGTTCTCGCCCACAATGGCTTTATTAGGCTGTACTGGCATATTACAAATTTTAGCCACTTGGCGAGATGCGCGATAAATTTCTTCACTTTTAATATCGGTATACACGTTTAAGTGGTCTTTGCGCATTTTCATGATCATTGCCACTTCTTCAAGTGAGCAGTTACCCGCACGTTCACCAATGCCGTTAATAGTACACTCAATTTGGCGAGCACCCGCTTGCACAGCAGCAATAGAGTTGGCAACAGCTAAGCCTAAATCGTTATGGCAATGCACACTTAAGCGTGCTTTATCAATATTTGGCACATTGTTCATTAAATGGCGGATCATGCCTGCGTATTCGTCCGGCGTTACAAAGCCAACTGTATCGGGTAAATTAATAGTAGAAGCACCGGCTTTAATGGCCTGCTCTACAATGCGGCATAAATCCCAATGCGGTGTACGTCCGGCGTCCTCACACGAAAACTCCACATCATCGGTATAGTTACGTGCTAATTTAATTGATTTAACTGCCATAGCAGTGGCATCGTCTAAGCTCATGCGTAACTTGTGCTCAAGGTGCAAAGGACTGGTAGCAATAAAAGTATGAATTCGACTTTGCTGCGCGTTACGAAGTGCTTCGCCACATGCTTCAATGTCTTTAGCAACTGAGCGCGCTAGGCCACAAATAATTGGCCCTTTAACCTCGGTAGCAATACGCTGCACGGAGCGAAAATCTGCTGGGCTCGATACCGGAAAACCCACTTCCATTACATCTACATTTAAGCGACTAATGGTGTGCGCTAGCTGAATTTTATCATCTTCGGTAAGGCTTGCTTTAAGCGCCTGCTCACCATCACGTAATGTGGTATCAAAAATCCATACTTTATCTTGGTCTTGCATAACAGCCTCTCATTCCAATGCTATTTATTGTTAACTTATCCTACCGCGAGATAAAAAAAACCCCGCAAGTGCGGGGTTTTTTATGTTTAGCTCAATGCAAACACACTAATCCCCGCTCACTTGCCATAGCAGTAAGAGGTTCAGTTTTAGTGTAATTAAACGAATAATATGCATCTTGCTTTCTTATTTGTGTCGAGTGAGGCTTATTTTTAACATTACCATGCACAAGGTGCAAGCATAAAAATTCTAATTTTTGTATTTAACATCGCTTTAAACAGAAATAATTATGCACTAAAGCAAGGCTTGGTGAGGTTTTTTAACAATAAAGCACCGCAAAGTGCTTAAATTACTAAGCACTGTAAAGCACAGTGCTTAGATTAACTTTTTACTCTGTTTAAATCTCTTTATTTGTTTCTCGCACATAATGCGTTGCACCACGAGTAATGTAGCGCAATTGCCAAATAACACGCTCTACTAACTCATCGCGTTGTAAGCCCTCTAAATCAAGCGCTTCTGCTCCAGCATTAAATACCAGTGTTACCATGGCTTCAGATTGAATATACGCATGGGTGGCATCGCATTTTGTTTCGCTTTCTAGGTAGTGCGCCAACTCTAAAATAAAGTGCTTAACTTCGCGTGCTACCGCCGCTCTAAACGCTTTTGAAGTACCAGATCGTTCGCGCAGTAATAACCTAAATTGATTACTCGAGTTGTCAATAAACTCCATAAAGGTCACCACCGAGGTATTTATTACGCTACCACCGCTGGCAATGCGTCGGCGCGCTTGGCGCATAAGTTGACGCAGGGTTAAACCCGCTTCATCAACCATGGTTAAACCCAGTTCGTTCATATCTTTAAAATGTCGATAGAAAGAAGTTGGTGCAATACCGGCTTCACGCGCAACTTCGCGTAAACTTAAGTTTGAAAAGCTATGATCGGCACTCAACTGATTAAATGCCGCCTCAATTAACGCTTGTCGTGTTTTTTGTTTCTGTTGCGCTCTAACACCCGACATCAACAGCTCCCTGAATGAATTTATAGCAAATTTTGATTAAAATAGTTTAATTACTCAGTCTAATACTTGACGACAAGAGTTTGAAATATTATTTTAGCTTACAGTTGTACGCTGAGATAGAGAATTATGAACAAACCACCACTTATTTGGACCAACGTCCTATTTTTTAGCCTTACTTTTTTGGCCGCGATAACGCTTGTGCCTTGGTATGGTATTAACTACGGATTTTCTAGTGCCCACTGGATTGCCTTTGTCGGCTGTATGTTTTATGCAGGCTTATCAATTACTGCCGGTTACCACAGATTGTGGGCACATAAAACCTATAACGCCCATCCGGCGGTTGAGTTTGTGTTTGCCTTAGGCGGTGCATTTGCACTGCAAAACAGTGCACTACATTGGAGCAGCGACCACCGTGTGCATCACGGCCAAGTTGACGACCCAATAAAAGACCCTTATGCCGCAACCAATGGTTTTTGGTATAGCCATATTGGCTGGATGTTACGTGACTATCAAGCTGATAGCTACGGCGATTACAGTAACTGTCGCGATTTACAACGCAATAAAATTGTAATGTGGCAACACAAACATTATTTAA encodes:
- the leuA gene encoding 2-isopropylmalate synthase, whose product is MQDQDKVWIFDTTLRDGEQALKASLTEDDKIQLAHTISRLNVDVMEVGFPVSSPADFRSVQRIATEVKGPIICGLARSVAKDIEACGEALRNAQQSRIHTFIATSPLHLEHKLRMSLDDATAMAVKSIKLARNYTDDVEFSCEDAGRTPHWDLCRIVEQAIKAGASTINLPDTVGFVTPDEYAGMIRHLMNNVPNIDKARLSVHCHNDLGLAVANSIAAVQAGARQIECTINGIGERAGNCSLEEVAMIMKMRKDHLNVYTDIKSEEIYRASRQVAKICNMPVQPNKAIVGENAFAHSSGIHQDGVLKAQNTYEIMSPESVGVPSNQLNMTSRSGRHVIEHRLEELGYQKSDYDMDSLYESFIALADQKGTVYDYDLEAMIYFNQINDKDEKYQLEFVNSVSNSQSVASSTIGMLIDGEAKQEAATGNGPVEASFAAIERLTGMSVEMIEYNLEATGQGASSLGQVNIIAKFNGRPYHGAGIAADVVEASVRAMVRVYNLIYRAQKVSDLKQQRKAG
- the fabR gene encoding HTH-type transcriptional repressor FabR, translated to MSGVRAQQKQKTRQALIEAAFNQLSADHSFSNLSLREVAREAGIAPTSFYRHFKDMNELGLTMVDEAGLTLRQLMRQARRRIASGGSVINTSVVTFMEFIDNSSNQFRLLLRERSGTSKAFRAAVAREVKHFILELAHYLESETKCDATHAYIQSEAMVTLVFNAGAEALDLEGLQRDELVERVIWQLRYITRGATHYVRETNKEI